Genomic window (Carassius carassius chromosome 36, fCarCar2.1, whole genome shotgun sequence):
agaaaattagaatattgtgaaaaggttcaatattgaagacatctggtgccacactctaatcagctaattaactcaaaacacctgcaaagtcctttaaatggtctctcagtctagttctgtaggctacacaatcatggggaagactgctgacctgacagatgtccaaaagacgaccattgacaccttgtacaaggagggcaagacacaaaaggtcattgtaaaagaggctggctgttcacagagctctgtgtccaagcacattaataaagaggcgaagggaaggaaagatgtggtagaaaaaaagtgtaaaagcaatagggataaccacaccctggagaggattgtgaaacaaaacccattcaatctgggggagattcacaaagagtggactgcagctggagtcagtgcttcaagaaccactacacacagacgtgtgcaagacatgggtttcgcactccttgtgtcaagccactcagcGTCCTAGCGTCAGAAGCGCTTCGCCTGGGcttaagacaaaaaggactggactgctgctgagtggaccacagttatgttctctgatgaaagaaaGTAAATcaaggtcccagagtctggaggaagagaggagaggcacacaatccacgttgcttgaggtccagtgtaaagtttccacagtcagtgatggtttggggtccatgtcatctgctggtgttggtccactgtgttttctgaggtcaaaggtcaacgcagtcgtataccaggaagttttagagcacttgatgtttcctgctgctgaccaactttatggagatgcagatttcattttccaacaggacttggcacctgcacacagtgccaaagataccagtacctggtttaaggaccatggtatccctgttcttaattggccagcaaactcgcctgactttaaccacatagaaaatctatggggtattgtgaagaggaagatgtgatgtGCCAGACcgaacaatgcagaagagctgaaggccactatcagagtaacctgttctctcataacacctgagcagtgccacagactgatcgactccatgccacgccgcattgctgcagtcattcaggggaaaggagccacaactaagtattgagtgctatacatgctcatactttacatgctcatacttttcaagatttctaaaaaacttttctttgtattggtcttaagttataatTTAATttcctgagatactgaatttgggattttccttagttgtcagtaataatcatcaaaatgaaaagaaataaacatttgaaatatatcagtctgtgtgtaacgaatgaatataatatacacgtttcactttttgaatggaattagtgaaataaatcaactttttgatgatattctaattatatgaccagcacctgtatatctacactgaacaaaattataaacacaacacctgtgcaataatcatgcagtctaatcagcatcttgatatgccacacctgtgtgGTGGATAGATTATCTCGGTGAAGAAGTGCTCacgaacacagatttagacagatttgtgatttaaacaatatttgagagaaacaggccttgtgtgtacatagaaaaagtcttagatctttgagttcagctcatgagaAATGGGGGGCAAAaccaaaagtgttgtgtttataattttgttcagtgtataatgGCAGCTGTTAGTGAAGGCTGCACTTAAATGTTGCAATCACAAATTAACAATGAATAAGAAGtttgaatattacaaataaattgctGATGTAACACTAGTGACACTAATATAACCCTTTGATGATATatcagtgtccctgcagcacagaagcagtcatcattatcacagatgtatatttgtagaaatagacaacaatacactgtatgagtcacaattatacatttctcttttatgacagaaatcattaggatattaagatcatgttccgtgaagatatttagtaaatctcctactgtaaatatatcaaaacttaatgtttgattagtaatatgcattgctaagaacttcatttgaacaactttaaagatgattttctcaatatttagatgtttgctccctcagattccagattttcaaatagttgcatctcagacagatattgtcctccgaacaaaccacacatcaatggagagatgatttgttcagcttcagatgatgcatacatctcaatttcagaattgactcttatgactggttttgtgctccagggtcacagatgAAACTCATTAGCAGAatacttattaaaattaattgtgaAAAAAAGCCTTCATAGTAAAATTCTTTACATTAACAGACTTTTTATTAATGCAGTACAGGTaatgtcacttaaaaaaaatgttttggactTGCAGTTTGTAGGTAAATCAGATGAGCTCATTGCTGATTCATTTCTCACGGGCTCTTTTCATGAATCACAATGTGTGCAAAGGATTGTGGGTGACTGGATCCATTACTTTCCCATCCTGGGCTGTGTTCTCAAAGGAGCACTAGTGCACTGACAGAAGTATGCTAACATCTAATGTTGTGTACCATTGTCTTTCTTGTCCAGTAACACACCCCAGGTGATATTCCAAACAATATGAGCAGATTATTTACATTCATACACTTATTCATTCTGCAGGTATGTACACTAGAACCCCAGGAGAGACTCTAGTCCTGATGCACGTGGTCTGGAACGATCCTGAGGACGCTGTCTGAGCAGAGGAGGGCATAGAGACCGAAGCCGGACAGGAACAGGACCGAAAACACAAAGAGCCAGTCGATGCCTCGGACAGGAACCGCAGGCAGAGGTCCTTCCTCCAGGACGGTCTGATCTGGACTCGCTTCAAGACCTACAGGACGGTGAGGAACCACACACAGTCACCGTGTAGTACATACACAGCGTACGCATCACTTCATCAGTTTAACCCCATGAGTGCCACCAGCTCACCTTATCACACAAtctatatcatttgaaagcttaaacCACCTTAATTCACCTTTAAACCACTTTGAAATCGGACATTGCGTTACCATGGAAATTGTACTTTAAAATCATTAAGCAGTCTCCTCCCCCTTCTAGACATTTGTgtcacaaaaatgcattaaaaaagaaTCAGTGGAGCATTGATGGCCTCCGGTGGCTGTTTGTGGTATaagccctaaataaaatctcacaggaaccgcAGTTTCTTATATACCAACTTCAAATTTGAAACATACCttattttggattaaaaaatcttcagtaaaatatttatttgaaataaaagaatGGTACagtaagtaaagtaaaaatggtaCAGTGCGGTTTCTTTCCAGTTAATGTAAACTTCTATAATTTCACATTTTGGAATGATTCCACTTGTGCGATAATAATCTGCAGACTGTCTTCTCATAAAAAGAGCCCAACCTCAGGTCTGTCTTCTAAAGCGTTCCTGAGTTACAGTGATTTAAGTTTGGAGAGTTCACTTTAATGTCTATACGGTGGGCACCTCAGGGGTTAATATAAGCAGAGCTGGATCATGAACAGCACACCTGTCTGGTTTGTGATGAAAGAGCTGAGTGTTTCTAGCGTTCGGTCCGTCTGGTTGAACCTGGCCATGGGTTTGGCTCCTTGAAACAAGAGTATATTGGGGACGGCCACAGTCCCGAAGCGCGTGGACAGACTGTGAACAGAGACAGATGATGAAGACAGAAACAGCCTCAGCGGGACACATCATCATGAAGAACCTCACTCATCAACCTGCTGTGCTGGGACGCGTCGAGCGCCAcgaagtgcatgctgggaaagaCTCGCGGCAGGGTGTTGAAGTGAGGGGCGAGGTTTGCTGAAAACTGACACCACGTGGTGTAAAAGAGAACCAGGGAGCATTCAGTGCTGCTGGCATTCAGGAGCACCATCAGGTCCTGCGGAGGAACCAAAACTCATCTGTGGATCGGGTTTATCTGAGAGCCACGCCCCCACATCTCAACAACCAATCACCAGCAGACGCACAGAACCAAGCCCCGCCCACATATTCCGTTTCACTCAGATGTACATCACAATACAGAAGATGTGTTTGTACATCCGTCTTCACTGAGTCTCTCTTCATTAACACTCTCTGTCCTAACTCTGCTTGATCTActcgttttcttttttatttaaacgacaaaataaatctattctAAGTACTAGCCAGATCTCTTTATATAACCATATAATAAGCCGGTGTTCTGTTGATTTGTCCTTCACTGTCAGATTTCTTAACCTCACGGTAAAACAGTGGGTATACAATTCAACAATGAGCAATACTACTGTAAAGTTATGGATTATTAACGTCTACATCTACCACCTAcagctccgctgtattttcagcatcattcctccagtcttcagtgtcacatgatcttcagaaatcagaataatatgatgatttactgctcaagaaacatttctgattattatcagtgttgaacacagttgtgctgctcaatatttctgtggaaactgaaatacattttatttttcaggattcacagatgagcAGAAAGTTCAggagaacagtgtttatttgataatagacatgtaacattataaatgtctctgaTGCGACCTTGCAGGGCTTCACCTGAGACGCGTTGAGGATCTGCACCGTGACGCGCTCGGTGATGCTCCGTCTGTCGCAGGTCACCCCGGGGCTCCGGCTCTCGGTGCCGGTGAGGTTGAGGCTCGGGGTGTCTCCGGGGTCGCTGTGGAGGACGGCGGACAGCAGCGGCTCGGTCTCGGTCTCACAGCGGCCCTCAGCGCACGCTTCCCCCGACACCTGCTCCACCGGCTCCGGGTCCACTGCACCTGCGGAGACAGAGAGCGGTCAGATGAGCGCTCCGGTGTTTGTGTCAGGACTCGGTGTGGTGTGTTTATACCTCCGTCCGACAGACGCACGAGCCCGGCGATGATCAGCCAGACCGCCACGCCGCGGAGTCTGTCCGGTGCTGAGCCCATTCTGCCGCCGTTCACGAACAGAGCTCAGAATCAGCGCATGGCTCGCGAAGATCTTAATGTTGATGTTTACTTTAAATGGACTGAAAGAAAGATTCGGCTTCCGGATCCGGCGCAGCTAGCGGACTCAAACCACTGTGATTGGTTCAGGAACACAATGTggtttttcttacatttctgtGCGCTTCTGTGGAATGACCAATCACAGTGGTTTGTGTTTAACTGCATAATGAATTAAATTTAGTACAGTGTAGAGTTATTACTAGATATTACACTGATATAAATATAACAGATAAAGCTGCCCATTTTAACACTTTTTGTGTAGTTTAAAATAAGGTATCTTGCAGAGGTGatgtgtccaagtcacaacatctaactactggggtgcctcagggctcagttcttggaccacttctcttctctgtctacatggcatcattaggttctgtcattcagaaacagggcttttcataccactgctatactgatgacactcaactctacctctcattccatcctgatgatccgacggtagctgctcttAGCTTAGTGTACAAaagtgtactgcgttaagctaactgagacttgactTGTTTTGACTGCTtatgttgtcctcatttgtaagaggCTTTAGAAATAAAAGtgtgctaaatgactgaatgtaaatgtaatttctacCTCGGTCGACTGATTTTGATGTTGAGgtcaaaacatttctttaatcgatatcaaaaactaaaactatgaaaTCAATGTGGTATTTTTCTTTGATTGTAAGATATAGACTATTCTTGTGTTCTTATATGTAGGCCTACTATTGTTTACGTTATACATTTTATAACCATTAAAGCAAAATACAATTCCAAAGTTATTTGGTTACTggtgtaaaatgaaataaacagaaataagaCTTCCTTgatttagttacattttaataaaacatccaCAAACATGTATTTCTTCTTATTGTAACTGTATTACAAAGTAAATAAACAAGGAAAAGATAAAAGCCCACGTCACTGATTATATGAATGTAACAGATATTGAACATAAACCTGCTCTTAATGCCACACATTGCTACAAACAGGCTACGAACTACTCACCTCAATCATCGTGATATTAAACCATGAGAAGATTTctacatcacttgttcacaagATGCTGACAGCATTCCCACACCAACAATACTCATCAGAGTCAGAAGAATCAATACAATACAAAAGGAACTATTACAAGACGTGTGGTGATTGATGTGTGTGATTacagcgcatgtgtgtgtgtgtatgtgtgtatgtgtccaTGCACACGCTATAGAGAGCTGCTGGAGTTCTTTGGTGGAGTGTTGGAAAGGAGTAACACACTTCAGTGAAACTATGAAAATGAAACGTTATTGTGTCACTACGCAAATCAAGCTTAAGAAACGAGCCCACGAACAACCCAACATGACATGCAGTGGACATTCAGAGTGACCACAGAGCACCAGAGACATATTTACAGCTTCAGCGGAGAGAGAAACGGCCAGACGGTCTGCTGCGGTCAAGAGTCCAGTgacctgtgagtgtgtgtgtgtgtgtgagacagacgaGTTCAGGAGTATGATGGCAGAGCGCTGTGGATGGGTACCGGCAGAGTGTTTCTCGACTGACCGCCGTCTGGACACGCTGCCGCCGGGGGAAAGGCCTCCGATGGCATGACGCTGATCGGCGGAGGGTTTTTTTGGTTTCGTACGGGGAAGCCGCTGAGGAGGAACGGCGGAGCCTGGAACAGCATTTTTGGCATTCtagatgaagaagaaaaaaaccgaCATGATTTCATGAACAGACAAAAGCAGCCAAACACCAGCAGAACATACACCGATGGAAAACACTGACCCAAATACACTGCcaaacattaaagggttaattcacagAAGAATGGATGTGACGGTGGCAGTCAGATTTTTAATTTCTACTTCTACAAAATGATGAATAAAGAAAGTGTGTCAGTGTTTTCTGCTTAGTTTTGATTCAATTTATGAAGGTGCTGTTAAGCAAAGCGGTGTATATTTTATTGTGCACGAGTTCGCCTGTCCATCCAGCCCTGATAGTTAAAGgcttagttcacccagaaatgaaaattctgtcattaattactcaccctcatattgttccaaacctgtgcaaACCTTATttaatcttcagaacacataTTAAGACagatccgagagctctctgagccTCCATAGACAGAAAGGATCCTTacacgatcaaggctcagaaacatagcaagcattaaaataatccaaGTGACATCAGGgcttcaaccgtaattttacaaagataccagaatacttttttgtgtgcaaagaaaacaataaaatcttttatttagcaatttttcCTTCAACTTACCATCTTCCGCCATTTAGGAGCGTACCCCAGAACATAACCCACAGAGACAGTCGGACCGTTGCTGTCTacagagggtcagagagctctcggatttcatcaaaaacatcttcATTTATGTTCTGAAAATAAATTGAGCTCTCACGTGTTTGGAACGATTTGAGGgtgtgtaattaatgacagatagaGATGGGTGATATGGGcctaaaaatatatcacaatatttctgGTATTTATTGGGAAAACATTATCAATGACGATAATTCAGAGAATCCTGTTTCTTTAGAGAAAAGTATTAACTTCGGAAGCCAGAgggaaactacacacacacacacatcgcaaAAGTAATACTACTgacagcaatggatgctctgcagtgaatgggtgccgtcagaatgagagtctgataaaaacatcacaataatccacagcactccagtccatcagtgaacatctggagaagacaaaagatgaaacacatccagcattaagatgattttaactcaaacacatagagtctataacccataataacacttcctccagtgaaaagtgcatctgctgttgtctctcacatcagaatccagacacatattagtttagatctgtttaaacgctgcttgatctgtgcagatttctctcctgattcagaccagaacactttttcactggaggaagtgttattatggattatagactctatgtgtttgagttaaaatcatcttaatgctggatgtgtttcatcttttgtcttctccagatgttcactgatggactggagtgctgtggattattgtgatgtttttatcagctgtttggactctcattctgacggaacccattcactgcagagcatccgttgatgagacactgatgcagtgctacatttctacaaatctgatgaagaaacaaactcatcctgatcttaaACGGGCTGAGTATGAGCAGATCTGAATCTGGTCTGAGCTGCAGCAGTATTGTAACATCTCAAGTGAAGGGTGTTGTTACTCTGTGGTGGTCTCCTCCTTCAGCGCGGCGTCACCGGCTCCAGGTTTGTGTATGATGCTGTAGGGAAACGCGGCTCCGCTGCAGGCGCTGTAGCTCAGTTTGCTCGGGCGTGACTGGCTCTTTATGCTCCCCGGCGGGCGACCGGGACTCACTTTATACCCAGCAGCTCTGGTGGTGCCCAGGGGCCGTCCAGGACTGGTCTTGAAGCCGGCGGCCCTGGTGGTGCCCAGAGGTCTGCCTGTGCTGGTTCTGTATCCGGCTGATTTGGTGGTGCCCGGTGGACGCCCGCGCTTCCCAGACCTCCCGGACGCAGTCTTCTTCTTGGAGCTGCTGCTCTTGTCTTTGGTCTGAGTGGCGGCGGGCCCCGGGGACAGCGGTGGCTCCTCGCGGCACGGCGTGGGTTTGAGGACGGCTGGAGGAGGCAGGTAAGTGAAGCACATCTGCCGAGGCCGCTGAGGAGGAGAAGACTGATAGAACTTGGTGGGGCACAAATCAAAGTGGCTCGGCGAGAGTCTCCCATCCTCGGCTAAACACGACGGCCGGCTGTCCACACAGAAATCACTGCTGGCCCCGGGCCCCTGACGCATCATCTTCTGCTGACAGACGCCAGGAGAGAGGGGATAAAGATCCCATGAAACCAGACTCTTTCTTAATGCTTTTAACCACATATACAATATCTGATATCAGTAgcacaggtgtatttgtagcaatagacaacaatacattgtatggggcaaaattattgatttttcttttatgccaaaaatcattaggatattaaataaagatcatgttccatgaagatatttagtaaatttcctactgtaaatatatcaaaacttaattttttattagtaatatgcattgctaagaacttcatttgaacaactttaaatagttgtatctcagactaatattgtcctcctaacagaCCATACATCAAGGGAAAGAGGATTTATTCAgcaaaactattaaataaaactgactcttatgactggttttgtgcttctGGGTCAGATATGTCTGTTTAGGGCGAGACACGAccaacaaaacatttgtttttcatgCACCAGTCATTTCTGagatgtagttttttttaaatgaattttttcaaactagtggaaaaaacatccaaaatacacattgTATACACAAGTGTTCATTTTATCAATTTGCAACTTTAGGTTGCAATCCCGATCCTTATCTTTAAAGGGGTCACGAGATGAGAAATGTAATTTACCTTTATCTTTTGGAGTCTTTGCattataaaaaaagcatttatttaatcgaTCTCCAAAAACCACTCGTTTGGATCCGAAGGGCAAGATGACGTCATACGGGCACAAACATTTGCATAATCACGCCTCCGGAGCTAGACGTCAACGAATAGTCCTTATCAGCATAGGCCCCGCCCACATTATGAGTAAACCTCAAGgaacatattaaataatacaaataaaaataaaaaatcaatgtcatgacccctttaaagagttTGTTCCATTAGAAACACCAAACTttagagttttattcctctctgtGTTCTGAaggtttgttcatatttcattcacacttaTCTATACAACATTTTACTGATTAAAACATGGTACAAATTTGTTTGGTTTctgtctgttgacagtattttctgatttatggagtgattaaaaagagaaatgttatattaagactttaatacatgtaaaaaaacaaGAATTATGAACCTGGCTTTATTCTATATTTTGACATCTGTTCGGAAAATATCAGTGCAGCTGGTTAAAATGCGCATATTAAAAACAGATAATGTCATATTTGCATATTCAAACTAAATTTCTAAAACTGTACTAATACTAAACAGCTGTCTTAAACGTTTTACTGTTCATCTGTAGTGTCCTGCTTTAAAGAGTAGTCAGAATTAATAactttcttcatcttcatcatcgtcttcatcatcatcatcacagtcGTGGACTAAACTAATTTCACGGATCTTCATGTGTTTGGTGTTAAACtcagcagctgtgtgtgtgtgtgtgtgtgtgtgtatttgagaagCTCTTCTAATATTCAGTCAGGACTACATTAGCATGCATAGCTTTAACTGTTATTAACTGAATATTAAAATAAGAGGCATACTACTGTCACACATGACAAAGCCCCTTAATTCTGTCTCCAGCaaataacataaataacaaataaataaaataaaacgttcGACTGGAAGGAACACAGATCTGAGTCCATGCACAGCGACAGAAACAGTGTTTTAAAGAGATGATCGGTGACTGTACCTCGCGTTAGTGTGACGCTGGAGAGGAAAGGGTTAAACCTGACATTTTTGTCCCATCTTTGAGCTACGGATGAATTCTGACCGATAATGATCGAAGCTCGTCGAATAAAACACAAGAGACTGACGTTCACATCGAAGTTCAGATAACGTGTCAAAGCTTTCTTCGTAATTTAAGgagatgcttcagaaatcaacGTCAGCcattgatattaaatattaagaaatCAAAAGAATAACGCGCATGCGTTCTGAGCTGCACTGACAGCGAGGGAGAGTAGTATTCATCTGACACGATGGATATAAATACTACTTCATCTAGTTCAAGTCTTTACTCTTTGGTTCCAGATCAGCGATTGAAAGCGTCTGTCTGTGCTGTTATTCAGACGCACATTATTGTTCAGACTGACGCAGAGACGCTGATGCTGACATCTGTTACTTTACTCCGCGCTGCGCAGGATGGACCAATCACAGCCGCTTGCGCTGCAGCAGTTAAACCAGCGCTGAGATTGACAGATGCCCATCATCACACCCGACCAATTACAACGCCACATTTATATAGATACACATTGCTttgcttttgtgtgtttttttttgtttttaccagtTAATCAGTAAAATCAGCGGAAATTAGTTTAATGTGTTTAAAAGACAAACTCCTTACAAAGTAACAGATGGTAAAATAACTGAGTGAGGAATGATCcaaataaaaatcaatgtgttCATCAGTAATTGATGCAGTGTTGAAACAGATTTGTGTAAATCCAGTGCCCAAATGCTGTTAGACACCTGACTAATGACTGATCTCTGAAAGAACGCCCACAAAACTGGAGACTTTCTGACCGTAGGCTAAGATAAATAATTCATTTAGATGAATAATTTATTGTgctaataatatgtaatcatcGATAAAAacgtaactgtagtctgattcagagtattttaaaatgtcatttaatctTATTACAAGTATTTTAGAATCTGATTCC
Coding sequences:
- the LOC132116825 gene encoding thioredoxin domain-containing protein 15-like gives rise to the protein MGSAPDRLRGVAVWLIIAGLVRLSDGGAVDPEPVEQVSGEACAEGRCETETEPLLSAVLHSDPGDTPSLNLTGTESRSPGVTCDRRSITERVTVQILNASQDLMVLLNASSTECSLVLFYTTWCQFSANLAPHFNTLPRVFPSMHFVALDASQHSSLSTRFGTVAVPNILLFQGAKPMARFNQTDRTLETLSSFITNQTGLEASPDQTVLEEGPLPAVPVRGIDWLFVFSVLFLSGFGLYALLCSDSVLRIVPDHVHQD
- the c36h5orf24 gene encoding UPF0461 protein C5orf24 homolog, with the translated sequence MMRQGPGASSDFCVDSRPSCLAEDGRLSPSHFDLCPTKFYQSSPPQRPRQMCFTYLPPPAVLKPTPCREEPPLSPGPAATQTKDKSSSSKKKTASGRSGKRGRPPGTTKSAGYRTSTGRPLGTTRAAGFKTSPGRPLGTTRAAGYKVSPGRPPGSIKSQSRPSKLSYSACSGAAFPYSIIHKPGAGDAALKEETTTEMPKMLFQAPPFLLSGFPVRNQKNPPPISVMPSEAFPPAAACPDGGQSRNTLPVPIHSALPSYS